The Cellulophaga sp. L1A9 genome window below encodes:
- a CDS encoding rhodanese-like domain-containing protein: MSFLNFLFGSTNSDCIKTINSTDYKVAIATKNIQLVDVRTPNEFSRGAIKKAVNIDFFNTTVFENAFNKFNKEAPMYIYCQSGMRSRKAANKLAKMGFTDIIDLKGGYMAYK; this comes from the coding sequence ATGTCATTCTTAAATTTTCTATTCGGAAGTACTAATTCCGACTGTATTAAAACTATTAATTCTACAGATTATAAGGTTGCTATTGCAACTAAAAACATTCAATTAGTAGACGTTAGAACTCCTAATGAATTTTCTAGAGGTGCTATAAAGAAAGCTGTTAATATTGATTTTTTCAATACTACTGTTTTTGAAAATGCTTTTAACAAGTTCAATAAAGAAGCTCCAATGTATATTTACTGTCAATCTGGTATGCGAAGCAGAAAAGCCGCTAATAAGCTTGCAAAAATGGGCTTTACAGATATTATTGATTTAAAAGGTGGCTATATGGCCTATAAATAA
- a CDS encoding heavy metal-associated domain-containing protein: MQNSITVQNLKCGGCANTIKNKISEIENISSIEIDIENSIISFSTKNNEDVLRVKDKLKAIGYPSIDEDNSFASKAKSFVSCATGKISS, encoded by the coding sequence ATGCAAAATTCAATTACCGTTCAGAATTTAAAATGTGGTGGTTGCGCCAATACAATTAAGAACAAAATTTCGGAAATAGAAAATATTTCAAGTATTGAGATCGATATAGAAAATTCTATTATATCATTCTCTACTAAAAATAACGAAGACGTTTTAAGAGTTAAAGATAAGCTCAAAGCCATTGGATACCCATCTATAGATGAAGATAATTCATTTGCTTCAAAAGCAAAATCGTTCGTAAGTTGTGCTACAGGTAAAATCTCATCATAA
- a CDS encoding DUF3365 domain-containing protein, protein MKFIIPSLLLLVLVGCKDSETKTNTTRQIPAVENATQKTTQNQKNLEAIGLEYAHTTQQALGKQLVGTIQKKGTLAALKFCNIQAYPITDSMALKHNAIIKRVSDKPRNQANKANAAELEYIKSFKQDIVNGITPIPLVKENRDDTVEFYYPIITNAMCLQCHGTEKEVNPETLAVIRSLYPKDMALGYGTNEVRGIWSINFKEQ, encoded by the coding sequence ATGAAATTTATAATCCCCTCTTTACTTTTGTTGGTTTTAGTTGGTTGTAAAGATTCAGAAACTAAAACCAACACCACTAGGCAGATTCCTGCGGTTGAAAACGCGACGCAAAAGACTACTCAAAACCAAAAAAATCTGGAAGCTATAGGCTTAGAGTATGCCCATACAACACAACAAGCTTTAGGAAAACAATTGGTAGGCACTATACAGAAAAAAGGAACTTTGGCAGCTTTAAAATTCTGTAATATTCAAGCATATCCAATTACTGATAGTATGGCGTTGAAACATAACGCAATCATCAAAAGAGTCTCTGATAAACCTAGAAACCAAGCGAATAAAGCAAATGCGGCCGAATTGGAATATATTAAATCTTTTAAACAAGATATCGTCAATGGCATTACCCCTATTCCTCTTGTTAAAGAAAATAGGGACGATACGGTTGAATTTTATTATCCAATTATAACCAATGCAATGTGTCTGCAATGTCACGGAACAGAAAAAGAAGTAAATCCAGAAACACTTGCGGTAATTAGAAGCCTTTATCCAAAAGATATGGCTTTAGGCTATGGAACAAATGAAGTACGCGGTATTTGGAGTATCAACTTTAAGGAACAATAA
- a CDS encoding sterol desaturase family protein, translating into MKEYVDVFINAFMGAVNWTWKSIIFEVPWYTNYFWGLILISLIVWGLEIAFPWRKNQSIFRKDFWLDGFYMFFNFFLFVIAISGFYKLLEKFFSQLGISESSLTLIDFSSWPSWAQLVIFFIILDFVQWFTHTLLHKYEFLWNFHKVHHSVKEMGFAAHLRYHWMENIVYKPLKTFGVMILGGFEPEQAYIVHFIAITIGHFNHSNIKITWGPLKYILNNPVMHLYHHAYDLPKGTYGVNFGISLSIWDYIFRTNYIPEDSGTIELGFHGDDKFPKDFIHQNMEGFRGSKKQ; encoded by the coding sequence ATGAAAGAATATGTTGATGTTTTTATAAATGCGTTTATGGGCGCCGTGAATTGGACTTGGAAATCCATCATTTTTGAAGTGCCTTGGTATACTAATTATTTTTGGGGGTTAATTTTGATTTCCTTAATAGTATGGGGTTTAGAAATTGCATTTCCTTGGCGAAAAAATCAGTCTATTTTCAGAAAAGATTTTTGGTTAGATGGTTTCTATATGTTTTTCAATTTCTTTCTTTTTGTTATTGCAATAAGTGGTTTTTATAAATTATTAGAAAAGTTTTTTTCCCAATTAGGAATTAGTGAATCTAGTCTTACACTAATCGATTTTTCTTCTTGGCCTTCTTGGGCGCAATTGGTAATTTTCTTTATCATCTTAGACTTTGTCCAGTGGTTTACGCATACATTGCTTCATAAATATGAATTTTTATGGAATTTTCATAAAGTTCACCATAGTGTAAAAGAGATGGGTTTTGCTGCGCATTTAAGATATCATTGGATGGAAAATATAGTATACAAACCTTTAAAAACGTTTGGAGTGATGATCTTGGGTGGCTTTGAGCCAGAACAAGCTTATATTGTGCATTTTATAGCAATAACAATAGGGCACTTTAATCATTCTAATATAAAAATAACTTGGGGTCCTTTGAAGTATATTTTAAACAATCCAGTAATGCATTTATATCATCATGCATATGATTTACCCAAAGGTACCTATGGCGTAAACTTTGGTATAAGCTTAAGCATTTGGGATTATATCTTTAGAACAAATTATATCCCAGAAGATAGTGGTACAATTGAATTAGGATTTCATGGAGATGATAAGTTTCCAAAGGATTTTATACATCAGAATATGGAAGGTTTTAGAGGTTCTAAAAAACAATAA
- a CDS encoding monoheme cytochrome C — protein sequence MGVEEKFKQSVKGIHKVLAILLIGFIGVLVILFFTIKDAATTTTNAPVISPDYVEIPVNEEDLDKIENGIHVRTGFVEGEGLMLVVQNCTSCHSAKLVTQNRMSKEKWLATIRWMQETQNLWDLGVNEEPILNYLSTNYAPNQIGRRANLTNIDWYKLEE from the coding sequence ATGGGAGTAGAGGAAAAATTTAAACAAAGTGTTAAGGGTATTCATAAAGTATTAGCAATTCTACTGATAGGTTTTATAGGCGTACTTGTAATTCTGTTTTTTACAATTAAGGATGCGGCTACAACTACGACCAATGCTCCAGTTATATCTCCTGATTATGTTGAGATACCCGTCAATGAAGAAGATTTAGACAAGATAGAAAATGGCATTCATGTGCGAACAGGTTTTGTAGAAGGTGAAGGTTTGATGTTGGTAGTGCAAAATTGTACCAGTTGTCATTCGGCTAAATTAGTGACACAAAATAGAATGTCGAAAGAAAAATGGTTGGCAACAATTCGATGGATGCAAGAAACTCAGAATTTATGGGATTTAGGAGTAAATGAAGAACCTATTTTAAATTATTTAAGTACCAACTATGCGCCTAATCAAATAGGACGTAGAGCTAATTTAACAAATATAGATTGGTATAAACTAGAAGAATAG
- a CDS encoding sulfite oxidase — MERRKFISRSSLATLTGILGMDIVFGNLLPDNYTPLEIQETDPFKLFKLNKDMLVLNDKPWNIEAQAHVLDDKVTPNTAMFIRNNGKIPEAIDVNTWTLTFDGESINQKKTYTLSELKTKFKHYTYQLTLECGGNGRSEFNPPAKGNQWTIGAVSSAKWTGIRLKDILAEVGVKSDAVYIGYHAADTHLSGDPSKEPISRGVPIAKALQEETILAFQMNGEDIPVAHGYPLRLIAGGYPASASGKWLNRISVRNIIHDGEKMTGMSYKVPKNPVAPGVEVKEEDMRIIESMPVKSLVTYPKSGATFGIAKSLEIRGHAWAGELNVSKVEYSIDFGSTWNTSSLEKEVNRFAWQHFSAKIKFPKKGYYEVWAKATDSNGHSQPMLVPGWNPKGYLNNACHRIAVKVV, encoded by the coding sequence ATGGAAAGAAGAAAGTTTATTAGTAGGTCATCTTTAGCAACCTTGACAGGGATTTTAGGAATGGATATTGTCTTTGGAAATTTGCTTCCAGATAATTACACCCCTTTAGAAATACAAGAAACAGATCCTTTTAAGTTGTTTAAATTAAATAAGGATATGCTTGTGCTAAATGATAAACCATGGAACATAGAAGCACAGGCGCATGTATTAGATGATAAGGTTACACCGAACACTGCGATGTTTATTCGGAATAATGGAAAAATTCCGGAAGCCATAGATGTAAATACATGGACATTAACTTTTGATGGAGAATCCATCAACCAAAAGAAAACATATACCTTAAGTGAGCTCAAAACTAAATTTAAGCACTATACCTATCAGCTTACCTTAGAGTGTGGAGGAAATGGGAGAAGCGAGTTTAACCCGCCAGCGAAAGGCAATCAGTGGACTATCGGAGCAGTTTCTTCTGCGAAATGGACGGGAATTCGTTTAAAAGATATTTTGGCTGAGGTAGGTGTAAAATCTGACGCAGTATATATTGGATACCATGCCGCAGATACCCATTTGAGTGGTGACCCTAGTAAAGAACCTATTTCACGTGGAGTGCCCATCGCAAAAGCTTTACAAGAGGAAACTATCTTGGCTTTTCAAATGAATGGTGAAGATATTCCGGTAGCTCATGGATATCCTTTGCGACTTATAGCTGGTGGATATCCTGCTTCTGCTTCGGGAAAATGGTTGAATAGAATTAGTGTTCGGAATATAATACATGACGGAGAGAAAATGACAGGAATGTCATATAAAGTGCCAAAAAATCCTGTGGCACCAGGAGTGGAGGTAAAAGAAGAAGATATGCGTATTATAGAATCTATGCCCGTAAAATCTTTGGTAACTTATCCTAAATCTGGAGCTACTTTTGGCATAGCTAAAAGTTTAGAAATTAGAGGTCATGCTTGGGCGGGTGAATTAAATGTTTCTAAAGTTGAATATTCTATCGATTTTGGAAGTACATGGAACACGTCTTCCTTAGAAAAGGAAGTAAACCGATTTGCATGGCAGCATTTTTCCGCTAAAATAAAATTTCCGAAAAAAGGATATTATGAAGTTTGGGCAAAAGCAACCGATAGTAATGGTCACTCACAACCCATGCTTGTTCCAGGGTGGAATCCGAAAGGCTATTTAAATAATGCATGTCATAGAATTGCCGTAAAAGTTGTTTAA
- a CDS encoding cytochrome ubiquinol oxidase subunit I: MEDMLFYDRIQFAFTITFHYLFPQLTMGLSLLIVYYKGKFLYNKIEMYNDAAKFWMKIFALNFAMGVVTGIPMEFQFGTNWAKFSELTGGIIGQTLAMEGMFSFFLESSFLGLFIFGEKLLGHKLHFVTGFLVFLGSWASGYLIIATHSWMQHPVGFEILENGKFVLTNFGALFSNPWLLPSYFHNQLASLVTASFVVAAIGAFYLLNDKHHAFGKLFVKTGVIFGFISSVLVAVPTGDLAAKNVVKYQPATFAAMEGIFETEEGGSEIVLIGQPNIVEKKLDNKIAVPNILSFLTYQKWDAQIKGLNEFDESVHPTNIPGLYYAYHIMVGLGTIFIGLLFFAIVQLIRKRLYKTKWILWSLVFLLPFPYIANTMGWYTAELGRQPWLVFNLLRTSAGASPTVSAGNTLFTLLGFVGLYLLLGLLFLILAGKIINKGPQLIKH, encoded by the coding sequence ATGGAAGACATGCTTTTCTACGATAGAATTCAATTTGCCTTTACAATTACTTTTCATTATTTATTCCCACAATTAACCATGGGATTATCACTCCTTATTGTGTATTACAAAGGAAAATTTCTATATAACAAGATAGAAATGTATAATGATGCTGCTAAATTTTGGATGAAGATCTTTGCCTTAAATTTTGCAATGGGAGTGGTTACCGGAATACCTATGGAGTTTCAATTTGGAACCAATTGGGCTAAATTCTCTGAACTTACCGGAGGTATTATTGGGCAAACACTTGCCATGGAAGGAATGTTCTCTTTCTTTTTAGAATCTTCATTCTTAGGCTTATTTATTTTTGGAGAAAAATTATTAGGTCACAAACTACATTTTGTAACAGGATTTCTAGTGTTCTTGGGCTCTTGGGCCAGTGGATATCTAATTATCGCTACACATTCATGGATGCAACACCCCGTTGGTTTTGAAATTTTAGAAAACGGAAAATTTGTGTTGACTAATTTTGGTGCATTATTTTCCAACCCGTGGTTGCTCCCTTCCTATTTTCACAATCAATTAGCTTCTCTAGTTACCGCTTCATTTGTAGTTGCGGCTATTGGTGCCTTTTATTTATTAAATGATAAACATCATGCTTTTGGTAAGCTATTTGTCAAAACTGGAGTAATTTTCGGTTTTATTTCTAGTGTTTTAGTTGCTGTACCTACAGGAGATTTAGCTGCAAAAAATGTGGTGAAATATCAACCTGCAACTTTCGCTGCAATGGAAGGTATTTTTGAAACCGAAGAAGGAGGCTCTGAAATTGTTTTAATTGGTCAACCTAATATTGTGGAGAAAAAATTAGACAACAAAATTGCAGTACCTAACATCTTGAGTTTTCTTACCTACCAAAAGTGGGATGCGCAAATAAAAGGGTTAAATGAATTTGATGAATCTGTACACCCAACCAACATACCGGGTCTTTATTATGCCTATCATATCATGGTAGGTTTAGGTACAATTTTTATTGGATTATTGTTTTTTGCTATTGTTCAATTAATTAGAAAGAGATTATACAAAACAAAATGGATTCTCTGGTCCTTGGTCTTTCTTCTACCGTTCCCCTATATTGCCAATACTATGGGTTGGTATACCGCAGAATTAGGGAGACAACCGTGGTTGGTGTTTAACTTACTTAGAACAAGCGCTGGAGCTTCTCCAACCGTCTCTGCAGGAAACACACTCTTTACACTTTTAGGATTTGTAGGCCTATATCTATTACTTGGACTACTATTTTTAATTTTGGCTGGTAAAATAATTAATAAAGGACCTCAACTTATAAAACACTAA
- the cydB gene encoding cytochrome d ubiquinol oxidase subunit II yields the protein MELFWYIVLMTMLAVYVILDGYDFGAGIVHLFFAKTEKDKKAITNSIGPFWDANEVWLIATGGVLFFAFPTLYASSFSGFYLPLIMILWLLIFRAIGLELRGQVHNAMWEAIWDKAFGIASLLLALFFGVALGNIVRGVNLGIVTEGVSTQEAHYFFLPLWNPTFSPQAEHLGILDWFTVLLGIIGVVSLTIHGANWIVFKTNSDLNEKLKTVIFRLNFVLLALVIISLSVWHVIEPKPFQNFLKIPWLWIFPLLTFVGLFGLFNVKKFKKDGLGFLFSTIFLFGGLTTTVASIFPKVLPSTNDINPSLTIYNVAAHEYGLSVGVYWFVIAIVLVAIYMVIQYKVFKGKMDDVGYGEH from the coding sequence ATGGAATTATTTTGGTATATCGTTTTAATGACCATGCTTGCTGTTTATGTTATCCTAGATGGATATGATTTTGGAGCTGGTATTGTCCATTTGTTCTTTGCTAAAACAGAGAAAGACAAAAAAGCAATTACAAATTCTATTGGTCCTTTTTGGGATGCTAATGAAGTGTGGCTAATTGCCACTGGAGGTGTTTTATTCTTTGCCTTCCCTACGCTATACGCCTCTTCTTTTAGCGGATTTTACTTGCCGCTAATTATGATTTTATGGTTATTAATTTTTAGAGCAATAGGATTAGAACTCAGAGGACAGGTACATAATGCCATGTGGGAAGCTATTTGGGATAAAGCCTTTGGAATAGCTAGTCTACTTTTAGCTTTATTTTTTGGGGTTGCTCTAGGAAATATTGTTCGTGGTGTTAACTTGGGTATTGTTACGGAAGGTGTTTCAACACAAGAAGCACATTACTTTTTTCTGCCGCTATGGAATCCTACATTTAGCCCACAAGCAGAGCATTTAGGAATCCTTGATTGGTTTACAGTCTTATTAGGTATAATCGGTGTAGTTTCCTTAACCATTCACGGGGCAAATTGGATCGTTTTCAAAACGAATTCTGATCTTAATGAAAAATTAAAAACGGTTATTTTTAGGCTGAATTTTGTATTGCTTGCTTTGGTCATTATCTCCTTATCTGTTTGGCATGTTATAGAACCAAAACCTTTTCAAAATTTCTTAAAAATTCCTTGGCTATGGATTTTCCCTCTGCTCACTTTTGTTGGATTGTTTGGGCTATTTAATGTCAAAAAATTTAAAAAAGATGGATTAGGATTTTTATTTTCTACCATATTCTTATTTGGAGGATTAACCACAACGGTAGCTTCAATTTTCCCAAAAGTATTGCCATCAACGAATGATATAAACCCTAGTTTAACCATTTACAACGTCGCTGCGCACGAATATGGTCTTTCGGTAGGTGTTTATTGGTTTGTTATTGCAATCGTGCTTGTAGCCATCTATATGGTGATCCAATACAAAGTTTTTAAAGGTAAAATGGATGATGTGGGTTACGGGGAGCATTAA
- a CDS encoding sulfite exporter TauE/SafE family protein codes for MDITHFFGYLGALLVGLILGAMGGGGSIFTIPILTYLFHISPTITTAYSLFVVGISASVGVLKNLKRGLVAYKTAVVFAIPAIVAVYFARKYILAIIPVEVVTLHEIVVTKDMALMLFFAVVMLLSSVLMLQRNTVILHDKKPRDNNYIKIVVTGFSIGLVTGIIGIGGGFLIIPVLVFLLKIPMKKAVATSLFIIAIKSLIGFLGDVSNLNINWTFLIPFTTVSILGIFLGIYLSSFVKGEKLKRYFGWMVLVMSVGVLWKEFYRS; via the coding sequence ATGGATATCACTCATTTTTTCGGTTATTTAGGCGCTTTATTGGTTGGTTTAATATTAGGGGCAATGGGGGGTGGTGGTTCTATTTTCACGATCCCTATTTTAACCTATTTGTTTCATATAAGTCCTACTATAACAACTGCGTATTCTTTATTTGTGGTAGGTATTTCTGCTTCTGTCGGTGTCTTAAAAAATTTAAAAAGAGGACTTGTGGCGTATAAAACAGCGGTTGTATTTGCTATCCCAGCTATTGTAGCGGTATATTTTGCTCGTAAATATATTTTAGCAATAATTCCGGTAGAGGTAGTTACGCTTCATGAGATTGTTGTGACCAAAGATATGGCCCTTATGCTATTTTTTGCTGTGGTTATGCTTTTATCGTCTGTTTTAATGTTACAAAGAAATACGGTAATACTTCACGATAAAAAACCTCGAGACAATAATTATATAAAAATAGTAGTAACGGGTTTTTCTATTGGTTTGGTCACAGGTATCATTGGTATAGGAGGTGGCTTTTTAATCATTCCCGTATTGGTTTTTTTATTAAAAATACCAATGAAAAAAGCCGTAGCAACTTCTTTATTTATCATAGCCATAAAATCATTGATTGGATTTTTAGGAGATGTAAGTAATTTAAACATAAACTGGACTTTTCTTATACCATTTACAACGGTATCAATTTTAGGAATATTCTTAGGGATTTATCTATCCAGTTTTGTGAAAGGTGAAAAACTTAAAAGATATTTTGGATGGATGGTATTAGTAATGTCTGTTGGTGTACTATGGAAAGAGTTTTATCGTTCATAA
- a CDS encoding DsrE family protein produces the protein MKTIIIFLMACLFCTLTFAQEQPVKIVFDITSSDANVQEAAVKHVKMMATAYPDSMFELVMYSGAYDMVVANTSLVFEQMTALATIKNVDLVVCQASLNRHKIIAADIISGVRAVPDGILEIIEKQNSGWGYIKEAN, from the coding sequence ATGAAAACAATTATAATATTTTTAATGGCGTGCCTATTTTGCACCCTAACTTTTGCTCAAGAACAACCTGTGAAAATTGTTTTTGATATTACAAGTAGCGATGCCAATGTTCAAGAAGCAGCAGTTAAACATGTTAAGATGATGGCAACTGCTTATCCAGACTCCATGTTTGAGCTGGTTATGTATAGTGGTGCCTATGATATGGTAGTTGCCAATACCTCTTTAGTTTTTGAACAAATGACAGCGTTAGCAACAATTAAGAATGTAGATTTAGTCGTATGCCAGGCATCTTTAAACCGGCATAAAATAATTGCTGCCGATATAATTTCAGGAGTTAGGGCAGTCCCAGATGGAATCCTGGAAATTATTGAGAAGCAAAATAGTGGATGGGGTTACATCAAAGAAGCTAACTAA
- a CDS encoding Tat (twin-arginine translocation) pathway signal sequence containing protein yields the protein MGAMMLGATASTLSLFTNTMYAKLPSFDEEKMEEADEWFKKIKGTHRIVYDGSKPHAGFPVIWNWAFYLSNNETGSTDDDITAMTVLRHDAIPFALNSALWKKYKLGEVFNITDNSTKKPALRNLYYEPQEGDFPMPVIQGIKDLQGRGALFCVCNLAISVYSGVLAQKMSLDASEVYKEWIAAVQPGIQIVPSGVWALGRAQENGCGYIFAGE from the coding sequence ATGGGTGCAATGATGCTTGGTGCTACGGCAAGCACGCTATCATTATTTACCAATACGATGTATGCCAAACTACCTTCTTTTGATGAAGAAAAAATGGAAGAAGCAGACGAGTGGTTTAAAAAAATTAAAGGAACACACCGTATTGTCTATGATGGCTCTAAACCACATGCAGGATTCCCTGTTATTTGGAACTGGGCTTTTTATTTATCTAACAATGAGACAGGCTCTACCGACGATGACATTACGGCGATGACCGTATTGAGACATGATGCGATCCCATTTGCGCTAAATTCTGCATTATGGAAAAAGTATAAGCTAGGGGAGGTATTTAATATAACGGATAATTCCACTAAAAAACCGGCATTACGAAATCTATATTATGAACCTCAAGAAGGCGATTTTCCAATGCCGGTAATACAAGGTATAAAAGATTTGCAGGGACGTGGTGCATTATTTTGCGTATGTAATCTTGCCATATCTGTATATAGCGGAGTTTTGGCTCAAAAAATGAGTTTAGATGCTTCTGAAGTTTATAAGGAATGGATTGCTGCTGTTCAGCCAGGAATACAAATAGTACCTTCTGGTGTATGGGCATTAGGCAGAGCACAAGAAAATGGCTGCGGATATATTTTTGCAGGAGAATAA
- a CDS encoding c-type cytochrome, whose protein sequence is MNDVTSYLFKKLKLQVTFCCSLMAIVLIIALVFYFDTEVHAKAPKERLEIKLHPIETIYDVSQLANTVENDAVKYGYELFINTPKFIGPNNGNQNNVYAGNRLACNNCHLQAGTKLYAAPLIGILNRFPQYRGREDKIGTIEERINGCMERSMNGKVLPIKGNEMKAFVSYLEWLSRLAPEDGNIKGQGFVSIHIPNRKVDLQNGKQIFKSTCVTCHGINGEGEMKSDLLTYKYPPLWGADSYNNGAGMNRVITAAQFIKANMPFGTTYEAPVLTDEEAYDVAGFINQQKRPFKLNSEKDFPDLIRKPVSTPYPPYADSFPIHQHQLGPFLPILEFYKREYNIIKSK, encoded by the coding sequence ATGAATGATGTAACCTCATACCTATTTAAAAAATTAAAGCTTCAAGTTACATTTTGCTGTAGTTTGATGGCTATTGTACTGATAATTGCTCTTGTATTTTATTTTGATACAGAGGTGCATGCAAAAGCTCCAAAAGAGAGATTGGAAATAAAACTTCATCCTATTGAAACAATATATGATGTATCACAATTAGCAAATACAGTTGAGAATGATGCTGTAAAATACGGGTATGAACTTTTTATAAATACACCCAAATTTATAGGGCCAAACAATGGAAACCAAAATAATGTATATGCGGGTAATCGCTTAGCCTGTAATAATTGTCATTTACAAGCGGGCACGAAATTATATGCAGCGCCTTTAATTGGTATACTAAATAGATTTCCCCAGTATAGAGGAAGAGAAGATAAGATCGGTACTATTGAAGAACGGATTAATGGCTGTATGGAGCGCAGCATGAATGGCAAAGTGTTGCCGATTAAAGGGAATGAAATGAAGGCTTTTGTTTCCTATTTAGAATGGCTAAGTAGATTAGCTCCTGAAGATGGAAATATTAAAGGACAAGGATTTGTATCTATTCATATACCTAACCGAAAAGTTGATTTACAAAACGGAAAGCAAATTTTTAAGTCTACCTGCGTTACATGTCACGGTATAAATGGAGAAGGAGAAATGAAGTCAGATCTTCTTACCTATAAATACCCGCCATTATGGGGAGCAGATTCTTATAATAATGGAGCAGGCATGAATCGAGTGATTACTGCTGCTCAATTCATAAAAGCAAACATGCCTTTTGGGACAACCTATGAAGCTCCTGTACTTACAGACGAGGAGGCATATGATGTAGCAGGCTTTATCAATCAACAAAAAAGGCCTTTTAAACTTAATAGTGAGAAAGATTTTCCCGATCTAATAAGAAAACCGGTATCTACCCCTTATCCACCCTATGCAGATTCCTTTCCAATTCATCAACATCAACTGGGACCATTTCTACCTATACTGGAATTTTATAAACGAGAATACAACATAATTAAATCTAAATAA